The following coding sequences lie in one Stegostoma tigrinum isolate sSteTig4 chromosome 31, sSteTig4.hap1, whole genome shotgun sequence genomic window:
- the LOC125466354 gene encoding neurexophilin-1-like isoform X2 translates to MQVSHWFALFPLQLSLYLVAFSHGSTSNDTEDVKFRGSKSTQKHVLIKSNKISPLSQWMMQTLPSTGNSTLLGFQYSSPVSYTKQDLWDWLGNVSDQHEDPQSRVKRRPIVKTGKFKKMFGWGDFYSNIKTVKLNLLITGKIVDHGNGTFSVYFRHNSTGQGNISVSLVPPTKAVEFDLAQQTIIDAKDSKIFNCRVEYEKIDRAKKTALCNYDPSKTCYQEQTQSHVSWICSKPFKVICIYISFYSTDYRLVQKVCPDYNYHSDTPYFPSG, encoded by the coding sequence GTTGCATTTTCACATGGAAGTACATCAAATGACACTGAAGATGTGAAATTCAGAGGATCAAAAAGCACACAAAAGCATGTCTTAATAAAAAGCAACAAGATATCGCCCCTAAGCCAATGGATGATGCAAACTCTGCCAAGTACAGGGAATTCGACACTACTGGGATTTCAATACTCCTCACCAGTCTCTTACACCAAACAGGATCTTTGGGATTGGTTGGGAAATGTATCAGATCAACATGAAGACCCCCAGTCTAGAGTGAAGAGACGTCCAATTGTTAAAACGGGAAAATTTAAGAAAATGTTTGGATGGGGTGATTTTTATTCAAACATCAAAACCGTGAAATTAAACCTCCTCATCACTGGAAAAATTGTAGACCATGGAAATGGTACGTTTAGTGTGTACTTCCGCCACAATTCCACTGGCCAGGGAAATATATCAGTCAGCCTTGTGCCACCTACAAAAGCGGTCGAATTTGACCTGGCTCAACAAACAATAATTGACGCCAAagattcaaaaatatttaactgCCGTGTCGAATATGAAAAAATTGACAGAGCGAAAAAGACTGCTCTATGTAATTATGACCCATCCAAGACTTGTTACCAGGAACAGACACAAAGCCATGTCTCCTGGATCTGTTCCAAACCCTTTAAAGTTATATGTATCTACATTTCATTTTACAGCACAGACTATAGACTGGTGCAGAAGGTGTGTCCTGATTATAATTACCACAGTGACACACCTTACTTTCCATCTGGATGA
- the LOC125466354 gene encoding neurexophilin-1-like isoform X1, which yields MRVSHWSAVISLQLGIYLVAFSHGSTSNDTEDVKFRGSKSTQKHVLIKSNKISPLSQWMMQTLPSTGNSTLLGFQYSSPVSYTKQDLWDWLGNVSDQHEDPQSRVKRRPIVKTGKFKKMFGWGDFYSNIKTVKLNLLITGKIVDHGNGTFSVYFRHNSTGQGNISVSLVPPTKAVEFDLAQQTIIDAKDSKIFNCRVEYEKIDRAKKTALCNYDPSKTCYQEQTQSHVSWICSKPFKVICIYISFYSTDYRLVQKVCPDYNYHSDTPYFPSG from the coding sequence GTTGCATTTTCACATGGAAGTACATCAAATGACACTGAAGATGTGAAATTCAGAGGATCAAAAAGCACACAAAAGCATGTCTTAATAAAAAGCAACAAGATATCGCCCCTAAGCCAATGGATGATGCAAACTCTGCCAAGTACAGGGAATTCGACACTACTGGGATTTCAATACTCCTCACCAGTCTCTTACACCAAACAGGATCTTTGGGATTGGTTGGGAAATGTATCAGATCAACATGAAGACCCCCAGTCTAGAGTGAAGAGACGTCCAATTGTTAAAACGGGAAAATTTAAGAAAATGTTTGGATGGGGTGATTTTTATTCAAACATCAAAACCGTGAAATTAAACCTCCTCATCACTGGAAAAATTGTAGACCATGGAAATGGTACGTTTAGTGTGTACTTCCGCCACAATTCCACTGGCCAGGGAAATATATCAGTCAGCCTTGTGCCACCTACAAAAGCGGTCGAATTTGACCTGGCTCAACAAACAATAATTGACGCCAAagattcaaaaatatttaactgCCGTGTCGAATATGAAAAAATTGACAGAGCGAAAAAGACTGCTCTATGTAATTATGACCCATCCAAGACTTGTTACCAGGAACAGACACAAAGCCATGTCTCCTGGATCTGTTCCAAACCCTTTAAAGTTATATGTATCTACATTTCATTTTACAGCACAGACTATAGACTGGTGCAGAAGGTGTGTCCTGATTATAATTACCACAGTGACACACCTTACTTTCCATCTGGATGA